GCGCCCGGCGCTCAAGGCGGCGCTCGCGCCGACCGCCGTCCTGCTGGCGGCGGCGCTGATCGCGGCCGTCCCGAGCGGTTACCAGTACGACTACCGGTTCCAGTCGCCCGAGTTCGGGGACCGCTTCGGCGGGATGCTCTCGATGGTGCTGAGTGCGCTCGGTGCCCCGTTCAAGATCGGCTACCAGAGCCCGCTGAGCCGGGGCCACGCCGATCGGCTGGACCTCGTCCTGCGGGCGGTGCCGATGACCGTCACCGTCCTGTGGTGCCTGGCGCTCTGGTTCGGCCTGCGGGCCGGGCTGCGCCGGCGCAAGGCGGTGGCGGGCCAGCTCACCCGGGGCCAGGCCGCCGGCGAGGCGCTGCGCACCGCCGTGGTCCTCGCGGGGGTGACCACGGTGCTCTGGGCGGTCGGCGGCACCACCTGGCGGCCGCGCGGCGACTACGACGTCCCCGACTACACCGGCGGCACCGGCCAGAGCCTGTCCCGGCCCTCGGTCACCGCGGGCGCCGGCTGGCTGGAGACCGTCGGCTGGACCCTCCTGCTGGCCGGGCTGCTGGCCTTCGCCGTGTACGGCACCGACGCACTGCGCTGGGCCGCCTGGCGCAGCCGGTCGGTGCGCGGCTGGGCGGTGGCCGCGCTGGCCGCGGGCCGGGCGCTGGCGGTGACGGTGGGCCTGTCCTCGGTGGTGGGCTTCGTCCTGGTCGCGGCCAACGGCGACAGCGGCTCGGAGACCGGGATCTCGCTGGCCTTCCTGCCCAACCTCGGCCTCAACCTGCTCGGCTTCGGCTCGGGGGCGACCCTCCGGGCCCACGACGGCGTGACCGGCGGCGAGACGTCCTGGCGCAACCGGGGCGAGGACCTTGACCTCTCCTTCTTCGACCTGCACGACACGGTGAGCGCGGACTGGCGCTGGGCCGGTCTGCTGGCGCTGTTCGCGGCGGGCGCGCTCGGCTGGACGGCGTACCGGCGGCAGCTGGACGCGGCCGACCGGCTGCGGCTGGCGGCGGTGTACGCCGGGGTGCTCACCCTGCTGATGGCGGCGGCCGGGGCGATGCTGACCCGGACCTCGTCCATGGCGGGCTGGAGCCCGACCTCCGACCTGGAGGTGAGCCAGGAGAACTCGGTCGGGCTGACCTTCCTCAGCGTCCTGGCGGCCAACGCGGTCTGGGCGGCGGCCGGCGCGCTGCTGGTGCCGCCGCTGCTGGCGTCCGTCCGCGGCGGGGGTGCGGGCCAGATGCTGTACGACGCTCCGAGCGGCGGGGCTCCGTACGCGGCGGTGCCGCCGGAGGTGCCGTACGGGCCGACGCCGCCGCCCGGCGTTCCGGCATACGGCGTCCCGGCCCAGGGCGGCGTCCCGGCCCACGGCGGCGTCCCGCCGCAGGCCGCCGGGCCGCAGGACGTGACGCCCGTCCCCACGAGCGGGGTGAGCGAGGTGATCGGCTCGCAGGAGGTGCCGCCCGCCCCCGCCGCCGGGACGGCGGCCCCGGCCGAGACGCCGCGGGCGCCGGCCGAGGACCCGGTCGACCCGAGCGTGTGGCGCGAGCACCCCTGAGCGAAGCACCGGAGAGCCGGGCGTGGAAGCCGGGCGTTGGAATCCGGGCGCGCCCCGGAAAGGGCAAAGGGCCCCGCGGGGGAACGGGGCCCTTTGTCGCTCAGCACTCGGCGTCAGGGCCGCGCCGGTGCTGGGGTGACGGCGCCGGGGGAGGAGCGCCGTCGTGTCGGTTGGCTTCGGGGTGCGCGCTCGCGGCTCCGGCGTGGGTGGCCGGCGGAGCGGGGCGCGCGGGCCCGTGGTGCGGCGGACAGCGGTAGGTCTGCGCCGGTTCCGCGCTCACGGAGCGTGAAGTGAAAATCGCTGTCGCCTCCCCTGCGCGGCGACTGCGGAGCATCGCGGGCGGCCTCCTCGGTGAGCCGTCAGGTCGCCGGGAGAACCGCTTACAAGGAGCATCGTGCTGGACGAGGGGCTTGCTCTGCAACCGATTCGGCACAGTTCGGCACAGGCCATTTGCTGCCACCCAGGCCGCGCATGATCACGGTGTGTAGTGGTTCGCGTGGTTGCAGCGCACGGGGACGCGCGTAGCGGCGCGGGACGGATGGGGAGTGCGCCCGGGGTGTGCCCCGGCGCGGGCCGGGGGTGCGACGGCCGGTCCCGGGCGTCCCCGAAGTCCGGCCGTCCCACCTCTCGGCCCAGTCGCGGCCGGGTTCGCTGTCCCCTGCTGGCCGGCCGCCGCACCCGCGCACGGTCCCACGGAGCCGCGCTCCCGGCGGGCCGGGCGGCGGCGCCACGTGCGCCGGTGGACTGGTGTGTAGCTCCACGCGTGGTCCTGCAAGCCGTACGGCGGTGGCCCCGCGGGGGTCGGGCGGCGCGTCTGGCGGACGCGGCGCGGCCGTACGGTCGTCAGAAGCAACGAACCGCGGCCCCGCCCGGTCACGGTCCTTTGGACGTGCAGACGAGTGAAACCGGACAGCCCGGTAGAATCGGTGTCCAGACACCCCACACCCGTCCGCTGCCGCAGCCCCCGCCGGGGAGGCGGCTCCGCGCGACACCTCGATACCGCTGCCGGAAGGCCGTCTGTGTCCTCTGCAATTCCCGTCCAGTCCGCGCCGGACAACGACACCGTCCTGGTGGTCGACTTCGGCGCCCAGTACGCCCAGCTCATCGCCCGTCGGGTGCGTGAGGCGCGGGTCTACAGCGAGATCGTGCCGAGCAGCATGCCGGTCGCCGAGATGCTCGCCAAGAACCCGAAGGCGATCATCCTCTCCGGCGGCCCGTCGTCGGTCTACGAAGAGGGCGCGCCGCAGCTCGACCGTGCGATCTTCGAGGCCGGTGTCCCGGTCTTCGGCATGTGCTACGGCTTCCAGCTGATGGCCAAGACCCTCGGCGGCACGGTGGACAACACCGGTGCCCGCGAGTACGGCCGTACCCCCCTGGTCGTCTCCCGCACCGGCTCCACCCTGTTCGAGGGTGTCCCCGCGCAGCACTCGGTGTGGATGTCGCACGGCGACGCCTGCTCCGCCGCGCCGGAGGGCTTCACCGTCACCGCCTCCACCGACGTGGTCCCGGTCGCGGCCTTCGAGAACGACGAGGCCCGCCTCTACGGCGTCCAGTACCACCCCGAGGTGCTGCACTCCGACCACGGCCAGCAGATCCTGGAGCACTTCCTCTACCGCGGCGCCGGCATCGCCCCGACCTGGACCACCGGCAGCGTGGTCGAGGAGCAGATCGCCCTGATCCGCGAGCAGGTCGGCACCAAGCGCGCGATCTGCGGCCTGTCCGGCGGCGTGGACTCCGCGGTCGCGGCCGCCCTGGTCAACAAGGCCATCGGCGACCGGCTGACCTGCGTGTACGTCGACCACGGCCTGATGCGCAAGGGCGAGACCGAGCAGGTCGAGAAGGACTTCGTGGCCGCCACCGGCGTGCAGCTGAAGGTCGTCGACGCCGCCGACCGCTTCCTGGACGCGCTGAAGGGGGTCACCGACCCCGAGGAGAAGCGCAAGATCATCGGCCGCGAGTTCATCCGGGTCTTCGAGCAGGCCCAGGCCGAGATCATCGCCGAGGCCGGCGAGCACGGCGAGTCGGTCGACTTCCTGGTCCAGGGCACCCTGTACCCGGACGTCGTGGAGTCGGGCGGCGGCACCGGCACCGCCAACATCAAGTCCCACCACAACGTCGGCGGCCTGCCCGAGGACCTGCAGTTCCAGCTGGTCGAGCCGCTGCGCAAGCTGTTCAAGGACGAGGTCCGGATGGTCGGCCAGGAGCTCGGCCTGCCGGAGGAGATCGTCCAGCGCCAGCCGTTCCCCGGCCCGGGCCTGGGCATCCGGATCGTCGGCGAGGTCACCAAGGAGCGCCTGGACCTGCTCCGCGAGGCCGACGCGATCGCCCGCGAGGAGCTGACCGCGGCCGGCCTGGACCGCGAGATCTGGCAGTGCCCGGTCGTGCTGCTCGCCGACGTGCGCAGCGTGGGCGTGCAGGGCGACGGCCGCACCTACGGTCACCCGATCGTGCTGCGTCCGGTCTCCTCCGAGGACGCCATGACCGCCGACTGGTCGCGCCTGCCGTACGACGTGCTGGCCAAGATCTCCACCCGGATCACCAACGAGGTCCGCGACGTGAACCGCGTCGTCGTCGACGTCACCAGCAAGCCGCCGGGCACCATCGAGTGGGAGTAGGCACTCCCGCCGGTCCCTGACCGGAGCCTGAACGCCCGCGCCGTCGTTCCCGTACTGGAGGGAGCGGCGGCGCGGGCGTTCGTGGTGCGGGTGTGCCGACCGCCGGGTGGGACCTCCCACCGAAAGACATCAGGAACGGGCAGAATGCGGACCGGACCTGTCAGGAAGTGGCAGGCCGAGAGGGAAGGTGTGCGGGATGTCGGAGGCCAGCAACGCGGTGCCGGCCGGCGGGGGAGCGCCCGGCCGGGCCGAACGGGCGGTGCAGCGACGGTCGATCGCGTCCAGGTACGCGCTGCTCCCGCTGCGGCTCTTCCTCGGCGTCACCTTCGTCTACGCCGCCCTCGACAAGCTCTCGGACGCGCACTTCCTGGCCGGGGCCGGCGACCCGGCCTCCTTCGTCTCGCAGACCCAGGCGGCCAAGGCCGGCGGCAGCCCGATCTCCTTCCTGCTCGGCCCCGCCCTCGACCACCCGACGCTGTTCGCGCTCGCCGTCGCCTTCGGCGAGCTGGCGGTCGGCCTCGGCACCCTGCTCGGCCTCTGGGGCCGGGTCGCCGCGCTCGGCGGCGCCCTCCTCAACCTCAGCCTCTGGCTCACCGTCAGCTGGAGCGTCGCGCCGTACTACCTCGGCAACGACCTCGCCTACCTGATGGCCTGGATCCCGCTGGTGCTGGCCGGCACCCCGTACCTGTCGGTGGACGGCTACCTCGCCCGCCGGGCCGGGCGGGACCGCGAGCGCGGGCTCGGCGAGGACCAGGTCAAGCGCCGGGCGCTGGTGGACGGCGGGATCGCGGCCGTCGCGATCGGCGGCGCGGGGCTGCTCACCGGCTCGCTGACCCGTACCTTCGGCCGGGGCAAGCAGGCCGCGCCCAAGCAGTCGGCCGCCCCGGTCTCCGCCGCCCCGGCGCAGGCCCCCACGGTGCCCGCCGCGAGCGTGCCGGTCGGCGGATCGGCCCAGGTCAAGGACCCGGCCACCGGGGACGCCGTCTACATCGTGCAGCCCAAGGCCGGCCAGTACTGCGGCCTCTCCTCGGTGTGCACCCACTCCGGCTGCGCGGTGGACGCCCCCAAGAACGGCCAGCTGTACTGCCCCTGCCACGGCTCCCGGTTCGACGCCGCCACCGGCGCGGTGGTCAACGGGCCGGCGGTCAAGCCGCTGCCGAAGTACGCCGTCACCAAGGACGGGGACAAGCTGACCCTGGGCCCGCAGCAGAGCTGAGGCCAGGGGGCTTCCGGGGGCTACTCCTCGTCGACGCCGTAGTCCTCGCGGTCCGGGCGGCCGCGTCGGGCCACCGCCGCGACCGCGCCGGCCAGGCCGCCGGCGCCGAGCACGATGAAGGTGACCGGGATGACGATCCGTCCGTTCACCGACTGGTCGTTGAGCGCCGCGACGAGGTAGAGCAGGGCGAGCACGGTGAACAGTGCGCCCGCGATCAGCGAGAACAGGTCGAGCCGGTGCTTCCTCACTGCTGGACCACCTTGATGTTGCCGAGCCCGATGCCGAGTTCGAGGGTGAGCGTGCCCTTGGCGGCCTGGCCGTCGGCCGGGCCGATCAGATAGGTGTGGCGGCCGGTGCTGTTGCTGCGGTCGCCGGGGACGTCGATGTCGCCGAGGCCGACCCGTGCGGTCAGGTCCACCGTCACGTCGGCCGGCACGATGACGGTCATCTCGCCCGCGCCGAGGTCGACCTTGGTGGCGAGGGTGCCCCCGGCCGGGTCGAGCCGAGCCAGGTCGAGCTTGATGTCGCCGGCGCCGAGGTTGTAGCGGTCGTGCAGGTCGGCGGCCGTGGTGACGGTCCAGTCGCGCTCACCGACGGCGTTCCGCATGGCGTCCGGCGAGTGGCCGACGAAGGCCAGCGCCAGCGAGAGCAGCAGGCCGGTCACCACGAGCCTGCGGGCCCGGCCGAACTTCGCGCCCACCAGCAGGGTCAGACCGATCACCAGCAGGGCGGTGGCCAGCACCGTCGCGCCCGCCACGGTGGGGTTGCCGTGGTGGCCGGACTGCACGGCCCAGACCGCGGAGGCCGCGCCGATCGCCAGCAGGAAGCCGAAGAAGCCGAGCGCCGAGCGCTCCCGGGGGCGGCGCACCGCGGCGGGCTCGGGGCGGCGCTTCGCGCGCTCCTTGCGCAGCGGGTCGCCCTCGGGCAGGTCGGTGCGCTGCCACCACGGCTGGGCCGGGCCGCCCACCGGCGGCACCGGGGTGCCGAGCGGAGGGGTGGGAGTCGCGGAGCCCGCGCCGTACGGGTTGCGCTCGGGGTGGCGCGGATCCCACAGGTAGCCGCTCGCGCCGGGGGCCGTCCCGGCGGCCGGCTGCGCGGGGTGCTCGGCGGCGGCCGTCTCGCCCCGGGCCGGCCGCGGCCAGGCGTAGCCCCCGGACTCGGGGAAGTGACGGTCGTACGGGCCGCCGTGCCGGCGTCCGCGGCCCCGGCCGCGGCGCCGCTCCGGGTCGTAACGCACCGCCAGGAAGACCAGGGCGGCGAGCAGCAGCAGCGGGAACATCTGGTCGCCGTTGCCCATCGAGGAGAAGAACACCCCGGTGCCGATCACGGTCAGCAGCACCGCGCCGATCGACTGGCCGTCCACCCGGCCGGTGAGCACCCGCTGCAGCTCGGTGCGCCCGCCGCGGCCCTTGGACTCGTCGTCGGTCGGGACGATCAGCCAGGCCAGGCCGTACAGGAACAGGCCGAGGCCGCCGGAGAGGCAGAGCACCACGGTGACCACCCGGAAGACCACCGGGTCGATGTCCAGGTGCCGGCCGAGGCCGCCGCAGACGCCGGCCACCACGCGGTGGTGCTCGGCCCTGGTCAGTGGCGGGCGTTCCGGCTCCGGCGGGGCGGCGGGCCCGGCCTCCTCGATGCGCTGGTCCTCGGTCATGGGCACCATCCTTCCGGCAGGTGCCGGTCCGGCCCAACCGGGAGCACCCCTGCCCGTACCCTGAGTTGTCCCTGATACGGGCAAGGGACACACCCTGATGCGCCCGCAGGGGCGCGCGTGGAACCATCGGTGGCGTGGCAGCCCCCGGTACCGATCCCCGAACCATCGCCCCCGACGCCGCGCAGTCGGCCGGCGCCGACCCCGGCGCGCCCGACGGCGGCAAGCCGCCCTATCGCCGGCTCTACCGCAGCCCGCAGGGGCGGATGCTCGGCGGCGTCGCGCACGGCCTGGCGGTGCACCTCGGGCTGCCGGTGCTGTGGGTGCGGCTCGCCTTCGTCCTGCTGTTCTTCGCGCAGGGGATCGGCGCGCTGCTGTACGCCGCGTTCTGGTTCGTGGTGCCGATCGGCATCGGCGAGCCCTCGGCGCGCGGCGGCGCCCAGTGGATGTACGTCAACGGCGTGTTCGTCCCGGCCGCGCCCGGGCTGCAGGGCGGCCTGCTGAGCAAGGCCCCCGCCGGCGGCTGGCTCGGCCGACTGCGCCGGCTGCTCCAGCACACCCTGCAGGGCGAGCCGACGACGGCGCCCGCCGAGGGGACGGAGGCGGTGCCGGCCGCCAAGGGCGGGCAGGGCGGCCTCGGCCAGCTCGCCGCGCTCGTCATGGTCGTGATCGGCCTGATCGCCCTGCTCAACGTGCTCGGCTGGCAGACCGCCAAGCCGTACACCTGGCCGCTGCTGGCCATCGGCGTCGGCGTCGCGCTGGTCTGGCGGCAGGCCGACGACTCGCGCTGGCAGCGCTGGTTCGGCATCGAGGAGGGCGAGAAGCGGCGCGGCGCCTACACCCGGGTCGGCGCCGGTGTGCTGCTCGCGGTGGTCGGCACCATCGCGCTGCTCGCCATGCAGGGCAGCGGCTCCACGATCGGCTCGGTCGTCGAGGCCTCGCTCGCGGTGCTCGCCGGGGTGCTGGTGCTGCTCGGCCCGTACGGACTGAGGCTCTGGCAGGACCTGGGCGCCGAGCGCACCGCCCGCATCCGCGCCCAGGAGCGGGCCGAGATCGCCGCCCACATCCATGACTCCGTGCTGCACACCCTGACCCTGATCCAGCGCCGGGCCGAGGACCCCAAGGAGGTGCTGCGGCTGGCCCGCTCGCAGGAGCGCGAGCTGCGGCTCTGGCTGTACCGCCCGGAGGCCGCCGCCGAGGCCGCGCCGGACACCATGGCGGAGACCCTGCGCGCCGCCGTCGCGGAGGTCGAGGACCGGCACGGCGTCCAGGTCGAACTGGTCATCGTCGGCGACTGCCCGATGGACGAGAAGATCGCGGCACAGATGCAGGCCGCGAGGGAGGCGACCGTCAACGCGGCCAAGTACGGTGGCGGGGGACCGGTCCAGGTCTACGCCGAGGTGGAGGGGAGGACGGTGTCGGTGTTCGTCCGCGACCACGGGCCCGGCTTCGACCCGGACACGGTGCCGGAGGACCGGATGGGCGTACGGGAGTCGATCATCGGCCGGATGAAGCGCAACGGCGGCACCGCTCGGGTGCGGCCGGCGGCGGGCGGCGGTACCGAGGTCGAGCTGGAGATGGAGAGAACTGATGACTGAGGCAGCGCCGGAGCGTACTGCGCGGGTCGTGCTGGTGGACGACCACCGGATGTTCCGGACGGGGGTACGGGCCGAGATCGGCCGCACCGAGGTGACCGGCATCGACGTGGTCGGCGAGGCCGACGACGTCGACTCGGCGGTCCGGGTCGTCGCCGAGACCAGGCCGGACGTGGTGCTCCTCGACGTCCATCTGCCCGGCGGCGGCGGCGTCGAGGTGCTGCGCCGCTCGGCCGGGCTGATGGGCGAGCAGGGAGGGGTGAAGTTCCTGGCGCTGTCGGTGTCGGACGCCGCCGAGGACGTCATCGGCGTCATCCGCGGCGGCGCCCGCGGCTACGTCACCAAGACCATCACCGGCACCGACCTGGTGAACGCGGTCTTCCGCATCGCCGACGGCGACGCGGTCTTCTCGCCCCGGCTGGCCGGCTTCGTCCTCGACGCCTTCGCCGCCACCGACACCCCACCGGTCGACGAGGACCTGGACCGCCTCACCCAGCGCGAGCGCGAGGTCCTGCGCCTGATCGCCCGCGGCTACGCCTACAAGGAGATCGCCAAGCAGCTCTTCATTTCGGTGAAGACCGTCGAGAGCCACGTCTCCGCCGTCCTGCGCAAGCTCCAGCTCAGCAACCGCCACGAGCTCACCCGCTGGGCCACCGCCCGCCGCCTGGTCTGAGCCCCGCGGCGTCCGGGCGTGTCCTGGTATCGCACCGCCCGGTCCGGGTTCTCCGGGCCGGGCGGGGTTGTCGGTGGGTGGCCATAGACT
The genomic region above belongs to Streptomyces sp. 1331.2 and contains:
- the guaA gene encoding glutamine-hydrolyzing GMP synthase, with translation MSSAIPVQSAPDNDTVLVVDFGAQYAQLIARRVREARVYSEIVPSSMPVAEMLAKNPKAIILSGGPSSVYEEGAPQLDRAIFEAGVPVFGMCYGFQLMAKTLGGTVDNTGAREYGRTPLVVSRTGSTLFEGVPAQHSVWMSHGDACSAAPEGFTVTASTDVVPVAAFENDEARLYGVQYHPEVLHSDHGQQILEHFLYRGAGIAPTWTTGSVVEEQIALIREQVGTKRAICGLSGGVDSAVAAALVNKAIGDRLTCVYVDHGLMRKGETEQVEKDFVAATGVQLKVVDAADRFLDALKGVTDPEEKRKIIGREFIRVFEQAQAEIIAEAGEHGESVDFLVQGTLYPDVVESGGGTGTANIKSHHNVGGLPEDLQFQLVEPLRKLFKDEVRMVGQELGLPEEIVQRQPFPGPGLGIRIVGEVTKERLDLLREADAIAREELTAAGLDREIWQCPVVLLADVRSVGVQGDGRTYGHPIVLRPVSSEDAMTADWSRLPYDVLAKISTRITNEVRDVNRVVVDVTSKPPGTIEWE
- a CDS encoding ubiquinol-cytochrome c reductase iron-sulfur subunit, producing the protein MPVGGSAQVKDPATGDAVYIVQPKAGQYCGLSSVCTHSGCAVDAPKNGQLYCPCHGSRFDAATGAVVNGPAVKPLPKYAVTKDGDKLTLGPQQS
- a CDS encoding PspC domain-containing protein; the encoded protein is MTEDQRIEEAGPAAPPEPERPPLTRAEHHRVVAGVCGGLGRHLDIDPVVFRVVTVVLCLSGGLGLFLYGLAWLIVPTDDESKGRGGRTELQRVLTGRVDGQSIGAVLLTVIGTGVFFSSMGNGDQMFPLLLLAALVFLAVRYDPERRRGRGRGRRHGGPYDRHFPESGGYAWPRPARGETAAAEHPAQPAAGTAPGASGYLWDPRHPERNPYGAGSATPTPPLGTPVPPVGGPAQPWWQRTDLPEGDPLRKERAKRRPEPAAVRRPRERSALGFFGFLLAIGAASAVWAVQSGHHGNPTVAGATVLATALLVIGLTLLVGAKFGRARRLVVTGLLLSLALAFVGHSPDAMRNAVGERDWTVTTAADLHDRYNLGAGDIKLDLARLDPAGGTLATKVDLGAGEMTVIVPADVTVDLTARVGLGDIDVPGDRSNSTGRHTYLIGPADGQAAKGTLTLELGIGLGNIKVVQQ
- a CDS encoding ATP-binding protein produces the protein MLGGVAHGLAVHLGLPVLWVRLAFVLLFFAQGIGALLYAAFWFVVPIGIGEPSARGGAQWMYVNGVFVPAAPGLQGGLLSKAPAGGWLGRLRRLLQHTLQGEPTTAPAEGTEAVPAAKGGQGGLGQLAALVMVVIGLIALLNVLGWQTAKPYTWPLLAIGVGVALVWRQADDSRWQRWFGIEEGEKRRGAYTRVGAGVLLAVVGTIALLAMQGSGSTIGSVVEASLAVLAGVLVLLGPYGLRLWQDLGAERTARIRAQERAEIAAHIHDSVLHTLTLIQRRAEDPKEVLRLARSQERELRLWLYRPEAAAEAAPDTMAETLRAAVAEVEDRHGVQVELVIVGDCPMDEKIAAQMQAAREATVNAAKYGGGGPVQVYAEVEGRTVSVFVRDHGPGFDPDTVPEDRMGVRESIIGRMKRNGGTARVRPAAGGGTEVELEMERTDD
- a CDS encoding LuxR C-terminal-related transcriptional regulator produces the protein MTEAAPERTARVVLVDDHRMFRTGVRAEIGRTEVTGIDVVGEADDVDSAVRVVAETRPDVVLLDVHLPGGGGVEVLRRSAGLMGEQGGVKFLALSVSDAAEDVIGVIRGGARGYVTKTITGTDLVNAVFRIADGDAVFSPRLAGFVLDAFAATDTPPVDEDLDRLTQREREVLRLIARGYAYKEIAKQLFISVKTVESHVSAVLRKLQLSNRHELTRWATARRLV